One segment of Erigeron canadensis isolate Cc75 chromosome 2, C_canadensis_v1, whole genome shotgun sequence DNA contains the following:
- the LOC122588802 gene encoding cyclin-A1-3-like — protein MGSIDHDKLFETMACEIYHHLRESEEDMTRRMRAVVIDWLVEVSEYYRLVPETLYLTINYIDRYLSCTPIDPRRLQLLGVTCMMIASKYEEIRAPKVDDFCYITDNTYSHDEVLQMESSVLDFLKFEMTAPTARCFLRLFLVPNAQMDIYNMGIRPMQLLYLASYISDLSLLRYRMLHYAPSLIAASAIFLARFLFMPSRKPWNLILRNYTPYQPSDLQECVKALHELVCKCPHFKLQTIREKYSRHSYKRVAKITCPASIPLENFKDITSRRNDRSKKSATMNK, from the coding sequence ATGGGGAGTATCGATCATGATAAGCTTTTTGAAACCATGGCTTGTGAAATTTATCATCATCTTAGAGAGTCCGAGGAAGACATGACTCGGAGGATGCGTGCAGTCGTTATAGACTGGCTTGTTGAAGTTTCTGAATATTATAGGCTGGTGCCCGAAACATTGTATCTGACTATTAACTACATAGACCGATACCTTTCTTGTACTCCCATTGATCCTCGAAGACTGCAGTTGCTTGGTGTAACTTGCATGATGATCGCCTCAAAGTATGAGGAGATACGTGCACCGAAGGTGGATGATTTCTGCTACATAACTGATAACACGTACTCCCACGATGAGGTATTGCAAATGGAATCCTCTGTTCTTGATTTCCTAAAGTTTGAGATGACTGCTCCTACCGCAAGATGTTTCTTAAGGCTATTTTTGGTTCCTAATGCTCaaatggatatatataatatgggcATTCGTCCAATGCAATTACTGTATTTGGCAAGCTACATATCTGACTTGTCTCTTCTCAGGTATAGGATGCTACATTATGCGCCTTCTCTCATTGCTGCATCGGCAATTTTCTTAGCAAGATTTTTATTTATGCCATCACGTAAACCATGGAATTTAATATTGAGGAATTATACTCCGTACCAACCATCAGATTTACAAGAATGTGTCAAGGCCTTGCACGAGCTTGTTTGTAAATGCCCGCATTTTAAGTTGCAAACAATCAGAGAAAAGTACAGTCGACATAGCTACAAACGTGTAGCAAAGATCACCTGTCCTGCATCGATACCATTGGAGAATTTCAAAGACATTACCAGCCGTCGTAATGACAGATCGAAGAAATCCGCAACTATGAATAAATGA
- the LOC122588934 gene encoding prohibitin-3, mitochondrial-like has translation MAGNFLTNVARTAVLFGASATFLSSSLYTVDGGQRAVLFDRFRGVIDETVGEGTHFLIPVLQKPFIFDIRTRPHTFSSISGTKDLQMVNLTLRVLSRPEVNKLPNIFKTLGLEYDEKVLPSIGNEVLKAVVAQFNADQLLTERPMVSALVRESLVRRAKDFNIVLDDVAITHLSYGAEFSKAVEQKQVAQQEAERSKFVVAKAEQERRAAIIRAEGESESAKLISDATSAAGMGLIELRRIEASREISSTLARSGNVMYLPNSGSQMLLGLNASR, from the coding sequence ATGGCTGGTAACTTTCTAACAAATGTGGCACGCACCGCCGTACTCTTCGGCGCGTCAGCCACTTTCCTCAGCTCATCTCTTTACACGGTCGACGGCGGCCAACGCGCCGTTCTATTCGACCGTTTTCGCGGTGTTATCGACGAAACAGTAGGCGAAGGTACTCATTTCTTAATTCCAGTTCTTCAAAAGCCATTTATATTTGATATCCGTACTAGGCCCCACACATTTTCCTCAATTTCCGGTACTAAAGATCTTCAAATGGTTAATTTGACATTACGTGTGTTATCCCGCCCTGAAGTAAACAAACTGCCTAATATTTTCAAAACCCTAGGACTCGAATACGACGAGAAGGTTCTTCCGTCAATAGGTAACGAGGTTTTGAAAGCGGTTGTTGCTCAGTTTAATGCTGATCAGCTTTTAACCGAGCGGCCTATGGTTTCCGCGTTAGTTAGAGAGAGTTTGGTTCGTAGGGCTAAGGATTTTAATATCGTGCTTGATGACGTGGCGATCACGCATTTGTCGTATGGTGCTGAGTTTTCTAAGGCGGTTGAGCAGAAACAGGTGGCTCAACAGGAGGCTGAGAGGTCTAAGTTTGTTGTTGCGAAAGCGGAGCAGGAAAGGAGAGCGGCGATTATTAGGGCGGAAGGTGAGAGTGAGTCTGCTAAGTTGATTTCTGATGCGACTTCAGCTGCTGGAATGGGGTTGATTGAGCTTAGGAGGATTGAGGCGTCGAGGGAGATATCTTCGACTTTGGCTAGGAGTGGAAATGTTATGTATCTTCCAAATAGTGGGAGTCAGATGCTTCTTGGTCTTAATGCGTCTCGTTAA
- the LOC122589951 gene encoding ankyrin repeat domain-containing protein 50-like yields the protein MAPIYFPLRWESTGDQWWYVSPIDWAAANGHYDLVRELLRMDGNHLIKLTSLRRIRRLEVVWDDEEQFDDVAKNRSLVAQKLLLEGECKRGKNSLIGSGYGGWLLYTAASAGDLHFVQELLQKDPLLVFGEGEYGVTDILYAAARSKESEVFWVIYDFALSPRFVCGNGSRVDEHVGEIPYGYKQEMKNRAVHALARGGNLKILKEVLRDCCDENVLGYRDVQCSTILHTAAARGQVEVVKDLISSFEIINSTDKLGNTALHIAAYRGQLSTVEVLIQASPSSIHTRNNLGETFLHKAVTGFQTPTFRRLDRQIMLMKQLVFSKTFKVEECINATDNEGRTALHLAINGNLHSDLVQLLMIVGSLDVNIRDNKGMAPLDLLKQHPQSASSELLSRQLISAGATLGSQDYTARRIIASHLKMGGNGGGTSPGTSFKHSDSEMFLHTGVNSTSSTAYGTPVFSMHSPGLSQADSSSNSNIESKNTKKSKQKGMQRFLRWIRTIKGGNEGLVLTKNLNEIPVSLRQQYSKSSSLPSNKRTLAARSNLPSPTVKKKLASGLVNGVMQAMPHSDRRSRSNSFSKSSLSSQNSLDNKHTGIDVVGTSSSTQMFDDGISEEQGVVNSKSSVNQFLCFGAQRVSYEGSSAGQQEHEIYDRYVLSTT from the exons ATGGCACCAATATATTTTCCACTTAGATGGGAGAGCACAGGGGACCAATGGTGGTACGTGTCTCCCATCGATTGGGCAGCCGCGAACGGTCACTATGACTTGGTTCGTGAGCTGCTTCGTATGGACGGAAACCATTTAATAAAGTTAACATCTTTAAGGCGTATTCGTCGCCTTGAGGTTGTTTGGGATGATGAAGAACAGTTTGATGATGTGGCAAAAAACCGGTCTTTGGTTGCCCAGAAATTGTTACTTGAGGGTGAATGTAAAAGAGGGAAAAATTCGTTGATTGGGTCGGGGTATGGAGGGTGGCTTTTGTATACTGCAGCTTCTGCTGGTGACTTGCATTTTGTGCAAGAATTGTTACAAAAGGATCCGCTTTTAGTATTTGGGGAAGGAGAGTATGGTGTGACAGATATATTGTATGCGGCTGCTAGGAGTAAAGAGAGTGAGGTTTTTTGGGTTATATATGATTTTGCACTGTCTCCACGGTTCGTGTGTGGTAATGGGAGCCGGGTGGATGAACATGTTGGGGAGATTCCGTATGGTTATAAGCAGGAAATGAAGAATAGAGCGGTTCATGCGTTGGCTAGAGGTGGTAATTTGAAGATATTGAAGGAGGTACTTCGTGATTGTTGTGATGAAAATGTTTTGGGTTATAGAGATGTTCAATGCTCGACGATTTTGCACACTGCGGCTGCACGAGGACAGGTTGAG GTTGTCAAAGATCtcatttcatcttttgaaataatAAACTCTACAGACAAACTAGGCAACACGGCTTTGCATATAGCAGCTTACAGAGGCCAACTATCAACAGTTGAAGTGTTGATCCAAGCATCCCCTTCTTCTATACATACAAGAAACAATTTAGGAGAGACATTTTTACACAAAGCGGTAACAGGTTTCCAAACTCCCACTTTCCGAAGACTTGACCGCCAGATTATGCTCATGAAACAACTAGTTTTTTCGAAAACATTCAAAGTTGAGGAATGCATCAACGCTACAGATAATGAAGGAAGAACTGCTCTTCATTTAGCCATTAATGGGAACCTACATAGTGACTTGGTGCAACTACTTATGATTGTGGGTTCACTCGATGTGAACATTCGTGATAACAAGGGTATGGCCCCACTTGATCTTCTTAAGCAACACCCACAATCAGCGTCATCTGAACTACTCTCAAGACAACTGATCTCAGCTGGGGCGACTCTCGGTAGCCAAGATTATACAGCAAGAAGAATTATTGCTTCCCATTTGAAAATGGGCGGCAATGGAGGCGGTACTAGTCCTGGAACTTCCTTTAAACATTCCGATTCAGAAATGTTTTTGCACACCGGAGTGAATAGTACTTCCTCAACTGCCTATGGTACTCCTGTATTCAGTATGCATTCTCCTGGGCTGAGTCAAGCTGACTCAAGTTCAAACTCTAACATAGAATCTAAGAATACTAAAAAGAGTAAACAGAAAGGCATGCAACGATTCCTACGGTGGATCAGAACGATTAAAGGAGGAAATGAAGGTTTGGTTTTGACAAAAAACTTGAACGAAATCCCGGTTTCACTTAGACAACAAtactcaaaatcatcatcactccCAAGCAATAAAAGAACACTTGCTGCAAGAAGTAACCTTCCTAGTCCAACTGTTAAGAAGAAACTTGCTTCTGGATTGGTTAATGGTGTTATGCAGGCAATGCCACATTCAGACCGAAGATCACGTTCTAATTCCTTTTCtaaatcatcattatcatcacaGAATTCGTTAGATAACAAACATACAGGAATTGATGTTGTGGGTACATCAAGCTCTACTCAGATGTTTGATGATGGAATTAGTGAAGAACAAGGGGTGGTGAACAGCAAGTCATCGGTGAACCAGTTCCTGTGTTTTGGTGCACAGAGGGTATCTTATGAAGGCTCGAGTGCTGGTCAACAGGAGCATGAGATCTATGATCGTTATGTTCTGTCGACAACTTAA